The following proteins are co-located in the Manduca sexta isolate Smith_Timp_Sample1 unplaced genomic scaffold, JHU_Msex_v1.0 HiC_scaffold_3342, whole genome shotgun sequence genome:
- the LOC119192905 gene encoding YY1-associated factor 2-like — MDKKNAIRRAKRPSKVLEENYWDCSVCTYRNNAEAFKCSMCDVRKGTSTRKPRINPALVAAQAAGTAPTSSQKRPRSANSLKKKRRHPPRLSNVDRSSAQTREVTVSGVTVVITEYKPKKSVSSSSSDVESSNDARP; from the exons ATGGACAAGAAAAATGCCATTAGGAGAGCCAAAAGGCCGTCCAAAGTGCTCGAGGAAAACTATTGGGATTGTAGCGTTTGTACATACAGGAATAACGCAGAGGCCTTTAAATGTTCCATGTGCGATGTCAGAAAAG GCACGTCGACGCGCAAGCCGCGCATCAACCCGGCGCTGGTGGCGGCGCAGGCGGCCGGCACCGCGCCAACCAGCTCGCAGAAACGGCCGCGATCAGCCAACTCGCTCAAGAAGAAGCGACGCCACCCGCCGAGGCTTAGCAACGTGGATCGCAGTTCCGCGCAGACTAGAGA A GTAACCGTAAGCGGCGTGACAGTAGTAATAACAGAATACAAACCGAAGAAATCTGTTTCGAGCAGTTCTAGTGACGTGGAGTCTTCCAACGACGCGCGGCCCTGA